One Ostrinia nubilalis chromosome 4, ilOstNubi1.1, whole genome shotgun sequence DNA window includes the following coding sequences:
- the LOC135071146 gene encoding cuticle protein 8-like isoform X1, whose amino-acid sequence MFSKLVALCALVAVSQAGLLPAAPVHYSPAEAVSSQSIVRHEQPQAYSTKLVAAPVAYHSAPVAYHSAPAHYSSAESVSSQSIVRHEQPAKLVAAPVYHAAPAPVAYHAAPAPVTYHAAAAPVYHAAPVTKVVAEESHYPKYEYTYSIADGHTGDNKSHQEIRDGDAVKGSYSFHEADGSIRTVEYTADDHNGFNAVVHNTAPTAAPVVVKAAPVQYYHH is encoded by the exons ATGTTCTCAAAA TTGGTAGCCCTGTGCGCGTTGGTGGCGGTATCCCAGGCCGGTCTCCTGCCTGCGGCGCCCGTGCACTACTCTCCTGCTGAAGCTGTGTCTTCGCAGAGCATCGTCCGCCACGAACAACCCCAGGCCTACTCCACCAAGCTCGTGGCTGCTCCCGTCGCCTACCACTCAGCCCCTGTTGCCTACCACTCCGCCCCCGCCCACTACTCGTCTGCTGAATCCGTCAGCTCCCAAAGCATTGTTCGCCACGAGCAGCCCGCTAAGCTGGTAGCCGCCCCCGTGTACCACGCTGCGCCCGCCCCTGTCGCCTACCACGCCGCCCCCGCCCCTGTCACCTACCACGCCGCTGCCGCCCCGGTGTACCACGCCGCTCCCGTCACCAAAGTTGTAGCTGAGGAAAGC CACTACCCTAAATACGAGTACACTTACTCCATCGCTGATGGCCACACCGGCGACAACAAGTCCCACCAGGAGATCCGCGATGGTGACGCTGTGAAGGGATCTTACTCCTTCCACGAGGCTGACGGCTCCATCAGGACCGTGGAGTACACCGCCGACGACCACAACGGCTTCAACGCGGTCGTGCACAACACCGCCCCCACCGCCGCCCCTGTCGTGGTTAAGGCTGCCCCCGTCCAATACTACCACCACTAA
- the LOC135071141 gene encoding uncharacterized protein LOC135071141: MMSRNILLLICSVAVSQAVVIETSSKNDDENSSRWQMVKMFHSSSPRLFHHYDYYAYPKYEFEYAVSDKKTGDHKRHHETRDGDKVRGEYSLVEPDGSMRKVQYDADDHNGFNAVVSKTVNKHGDHAYSVFGETKHFGQGVKINHYFPGKDYYYQEQVTTESAPIEMENKPVQPKPVKEVGTESNDSENKMILIEAGNKMMLLKPVEIVTQPPVAKPESVPEPVVKVEAVEAATVKSMPEVVSMMIANSGSLDTINTVVAEKTEQTAPETENKEPKETPKQIKEETASDSDVASSYYRHSRIYYVGF, from the exons ATGATGTCTAGAAAc ATTTTACTTCTTATTTGCTCCGTGGCAGTCAGTCAAGCAGTCGTAATAGAGACAAGTTCAAAGAATGACGATGAGAACTCAAGTAGATGGCAAATGGTAAAAATGTTCCATTCATCGAGTCCTCGGCTGTTCCACCATTATGACTACTAT GCTTACCCTAAATACGAGTTTGAATACGCTGTGTCGGACAAGAAAACTGGAGACCACAAGCGCCACCATGAGACCAGAGATGGGGACAAGGTGCGAGGAGAGTACAGTCTGGTGGAACCTGATGGATCCATGAGGAAAGTGCAGTACGACGCTGATGACCATAATGG GTTCAATGCCGTTGTCAGCAAGACCGTCAACAAGCATGGCGATCATGCCTACTCAGTATTTGGTGAAACGAAACATTTTGGTCAAGGCGTCAAAATTAACCACTACTTCCCCGGCAAGGACTATTATTACCAAGAACAAGTGACAACCGAAAGTGCGCCGATCGAAATGGAAAACAAACCAGTTCAGCCTAAACCTGTTAAAGAGGTCGGGACGGAATCTAATGATAGTGAAAACAAAATGATACTGATTGAAGCTGGGAACAAAATGATGTTATTAAAGCCCGTTGAAATTGTCACTCAGCCACCAGTTGCAAAACCTGAATCAGTACCTGAACCAGTTGTCAAAGTTGAAGCGGTAGAGGCTGCTACAGTCAAAAGCATGCCTGAAGTAGTTTCAATGATGATAGCCAATTCGGGATCTTTGGATACAATTAATACCGTAGTGGCTGAGAAGACTGAACAAACTGCTCctgaaactgaaaataaagaacCAAAGGAGACtccaaaacaaataaaagaagaaacgGCATCAGATTCCGACGTTGCATCATCATACTATCGCCACTCAAGGATTTACTACGTAGGATTTTAA
- the LOC135071157 gene encoding cuticle protein 19-like, translating to MFSKILVACAMVAACQAGLLHHAPAVSSQNIVRHDQTVHHEVPVHYEAHAAQVSHAAPAHEYHTVHAAPVQIAHAAPVVHAAPIHAAPVHAIHAAPVHAIHAAPAHHEDHYVDEYAHPKYGYSYSVEDPHTGDHKSQHEERDGDVVKGEYSLLQPDGSFRKVTYTADHHNGFNAVVHNSPPVIHHH from the exons ATGTTCTCCAAA attttagtGGCTTGCGCTATGGTGGCCGCGTGCCAAGCAGGTCTCCTGCATCACGCTCCGGCGGTGTCATCTCAGAACATCGTCCGCCACGACCAGACCGTGCACCACGAGGTGCCGGTGCACTACGAGGCCCATGCTGCCCAGGTGTCCCACGCCGCCCCGGCTCACGAGTACCACACCGTTCACGCCGCCCCAGTCCAAATCGCCCACGCCGCCCCAGTCGTCCATGCTGCCCCCATCCATGCTGCCCCCGTCCACGCTATCCATGCTGCCCCCGTCCACGCCATCCACGCCGCTCCCGCCCATCATGAAGACCACTACGTCGATGAATAC GCTCATCCCAAATACGGCTACTCCTACTCCGTTGAGGACCCCCACACCGGCGACCACAAGTCCCAGCACGAGGAGCGCGACGGCGATGTGGTGAAGGGCGAGTACTCCCTGCTGCAGCCTGATGGCTCCTTCCGCAAGGTCACCTACACCGCTGACCACCACAATGG ATTCAACGCCGTGGTTCACAACTCGCCGCCCGTCATCCATCATCATTAG
- the LOC135071146 gene encoding cuticle protein 8-like isoform X2: protein MYFQLVALCALVAVSQAGLLPAAPVHYSPAEAVSSQSIVRHEQPQAYSTKLVAAPVAYHSAPVAYHSAPAHYSSAESVSSQSIVRHEQPAKLVAAPVYHAAPAPVAYHAAPAPVTYHAAAAPVYHAAPVTKVVAEESHYPKYEYTYSIADGHTGDNKSHQEIRDGDAVKGSYSFHEADGSIRTVEYTADDHNGFNAVVHNTAPTAAPVVVKAAPVQYYHH from the exons ATGTATTTTCAGTTGGTAGCCCTGTGCGCGTTGGTGGCGGTATCCCAGGCCGGTCTCCTGCCTGCGGCGCCCGTGCACTACTCTCCTGCTGAAGCTGTGTCTTCGCAGAGCATCGTCCGCCACGAACAACCCCAGGCCTACTCCACCAAGCTCGTGGCTGCTCCCGTCGCCTACCACTCAGCCCCTGTTGCCTACCACTCCGCCCCCGCCCACTACTCGTCTGCTGAATCCGTCAGCTCCCAAAGCATTGTTCGCCACGAGCAGCCCGCTAAGCTGGTAGCCGCCCCCGTGTACCACGCTGCGCCCGCCCCTGTCGCCTACCACGCCGCCCCCGCCCCTGTCACCTACCACGCCGCTGCCGCCCCGGTGTACCACGCCGCTCCCGTCACCAAAGTTGTAGCTGAGGAAAGC CACTACCCTAAATACGAGTACACTTACTCCATCGCTGATGGCCACACCGGCGACAACAAGTCCCACCAGGAGATCCGCGATGGTGACGCTGTGAAGGGATCTTACTCCTTCCACGAGGCTGACGGCTCCATCAGGACCGTGGAGTACACCGCCGACGACCACAACGGCTTCAACGCGGTCGTGCACAACACCGCCCCCACCGCCGCCCCTGTCGTGGTTAAGGCTGCCCCCGTCCAATACTACCACCACTAA